Proteins encoded together in one Chitinophaga sp. LS1 window:
- a CDS encoding ArnT family glycosyltransferase, producing MSDNFSEKKISWWIIGLLIFMHMTGLSVTIMEPDGALYAGIAKYMVQHHDYLNLFADGQEWLDKPHFPFWMMAFSYQIFGINTFAYKLPAFLFLMMGVYFTYRFAFDLYGEKVARWSVCILLTAEHLVISSTDVRAEPYLTGLIIGAVYFLYKRRLLLGALFTACAVMTKGPFALVPVGCAIAGQYIFTKQWKELFHYRWLIVGVLVLVFITPELYALYTQFDAHPEKVVFGRTGVSGIRFFFWDSQFGRFMNTGPIKGSGDPSFFFHTVLWAFLPWSVMLYAAVVEFIRKRKVAVEFYCISGALSTFVLFSLSKFQLPHYLNIIFPFFAILTAQYILSLNKPKFFVITQKVIISIMAVAIVGLWALYRPQINWVFVGLIVAVVVVFFMVKVEKVFFRTCLMSVVLNLFLNGLFYADVLGYQSGSSAAFYANEHLRGGAVLLYKANSYAFNFYLDAPVLRSDTLLLPPVLVYTTRDQVDSLKMQGHTCEVVKSFSHFPVTKLDGEFVNFSTRKGAVGERLLVLVK from the coding sequence ATGTCTGATAACTTCTCTGAGAAGAAGATAAGCTGGTGGATCATTGGCCTGCTTATCTTCATGCATATGACAGGATTGTCTGTTACAATTATGGAGCCCGATGGTGCATTGTATGCTGGTATTGCGAAGTATATGGTGCAGCATCATGATTATCTGAATTTATTTGCGGATGGTCAGGAGTGGCTGGACAAACCTCACTTTCCTTTCTGGATGATGGCTTTTAGCTATCAGATTTTCGGGATTAACACATTTGCATACAAGTTGCCTGCCTTTCTCTTTTTGATGATGGGGGTATACTTTACGTATCGTTTTGCCTTTGATCTTTATGGGGAGAAGGTGGCGCGGTGGTCGGTATGTATATTACTGACGGCGGAGCACCTTGTGATATCCAGTACGGATGTACGGGCGGAGCCTTATCTGACTGGTTTGATCATTGGTGCTGTTTATTTTTTATATAAGCGCCGGTTATTGCTGGGTGCTTTGTTTACAGCATGTGCGGTGATGACCAAGGGTCCGTTTGCGTTAGTGCCGGTGGGGTGTGCGATAGCCGGGCAGTATATATTTACGAAGCAGTGGAAGGAGTTGTTTCATTACCGGTGGTTGATAGTGGGGGTGTTGGTATTGGTGTTTATCACGCCGGAGTTGTATGCGTTGTATACACAGTTTGATGCGCATCCGGAGAAGGTGGTATTTGGGCGAACAGGGGTATCTGGTATTCGGTTTTTCTTTTGGGATAGTCAGTTTGGAAGGTTTATGAATACGGGTCCTATTAAGGGTTCTGGTGATCCTTCGTTCTTTTTTCATACGGTATTGTGGGCATTTTTGCCGTGGTCGGTGATGTTGTATGCGGCGGTAGTAGAGTTTATCAGGAAGCGGAAGGTAGCTGTGGAATTTTATTGTATCAGCGGGGCGTTGTCGACGTTTGTGTTGTTTAGTTTGTCGAAGTTTCAGTTGCCGCATTATCTGAATATCATTTTTCCGTTTTTTGCGATACTCACGGCGCAGTATATACTTTCGCTAAATAAGCCGAAATTTTTCGTGATTACGCAAAAGGTGATTATTAGTATCATGGCGGTGGCGATAGTGGGATTATGGGCTTTATACCGGCCCCAAATTAATTGGGTTTTTGTGGGGTTGATAGTGGCAGTGGTAGTGGTGTTTTTTATGGTGAAGGTGGAGAAGGTATTTTTCAGGACGTGTTTGATGTCGGTGGTATTGAATTTGTTTTTGAATGGGTTGTTTTATGCGGATGTGTTGGGGTATCAGAGTGGGAGTTCGGCGGCGTTTTATGCGAATGAGCATTTGCGTGGAGGGGCGGTGTTGTTGTATAAGGCGAATTCTTATGCGTTTAATTTTTATCTGGATGCGCCGGTGTTGAGGTCGGATACGTTGTTGCTGCCGCCGGTGTTGGTGTATACGACGAGGGATCAGGTAGATTCATTAAAGATGCAGGGGCATACGTGTGAGGTAGTGAAGTCGTTTTCGCATTTTCCGGTGACGAAGTTGGATGGTGAGTTTGTGAATTTTTCAACGCGGAAAGGGGCAGTGGGAGAGCGTTTATTGGTTTTGGTAAAATAA
- a CDS encoding AraC family transcriptional regulator → MDVLSDVLTFLRPQTFVSAGLDAGKEWAIQFPGHEGIKFNAVLKGSCYLQVDGDENVYHLNAGDCFLLTSGKPFAMGSDLSIPKIHSDTIYKHAKEGIATCNGGGSLFLTGARFHFNDQSAKLLFGQLPPVVYVPEKYDQAAVLRWGIERFTTEFRSERFGRRTILEHLAPIMLVQTLRIYMSSPDAKNQGWFAAAVHPNLGAVMQAIHSSPQEKWTVEKLSEIAFMSRSGFALKFKQIIGQAPLEYLTHWRMFMAAESLKSTGLAISEIALSVGYESESSFSAAFKKVMGVPPRAYKGISH, encoded by the coding sequence ATGGATGTATTATCAGATGTATTGACCTTTCTCAGACCACAAACGTTTGTATCCGCAGGATTAGATGCGGGTAAAGAGTGGGCCATCCAATTTCCAGGGCATGAAGGAATTAAATTCAATGCAGTATTAAAGGGCAGTTGTTACTTACAGGTGGATGGTGACGAAAATGTATATCACTTAAATGCGGGTGATTGCTTTTTACTCACCAGCGGAAAGCCATTTGCGATGGGTTCGGATCTATCAATCCCGAAAATCCACTCAGACACGATTTATAAACATGCAAAAGAGGGCATTGCCACATGCAATGGGGGTGGCAGTTTATTCCTGACAGGGGCACGCTTTCATTTCAATGATCAATCCGCAAAATTGCTTTTTGGGCAACTTCCGCCAGTCGTCTATGTCCCTGAAAAATATGATCAGGCAGCAGTACTGAGATGGGGAATTGAGCGATTCACGACCGAGTTCCGGTCAGAACGGTTTGGCAGAAGAACCATCCTTGAACACCTGGCACCGATCATGCTGGTGCAGACATTACGCATATATATGTCTTCTCCTGATGCCAAAAATCAGGGATGGTTTGCGGCCGCTGTTCATCCCAACCTAGGGGCGGTTATGCAAGCGATACATAGCAGCCCTCAGGAGAAATGGACAGTGGAAAAGCTGAGTGAGATAGCGTTTATGTCCCGCTCAGGATTTGCATTGAAATTTAAGCAGATCATTGGTCAGGCGCCATTGGAATATTTAACGCATTGGCGAATGTTTATGGCAGCAGAATCCCTGAAAAGCACGGGCCTTGCAATATCCGAAATTGCTTTGTCAGTTGGGTACGAGTCAGAGAGTTCGTTTAGTGCTGCTTTTAAGAAGGTAATGGGCGTACCTCCAAGGGCTTATAAAGGGATCAGCCATTAA
- a CDS encoding Rieske (2Fe-2S) protein, translating to MAKTYTWHRFADPGIGEKDLTILEVEGKKISFTRYEGALYAFAYKCPHASGVMADGWVDEDGNVVCPLHRYRFSVKNGRNTSGEGYFLKTYPVEKREDGWYLGMEKTGLFGW from the coding sequence ATGGCGAAGACGTATACATGGCATCGTTTTGCCGATCCGGGGATTGGCGAGAAGGATCTGACCATACTGGAGGTAGAGGGGAAAAAGATCTCTTTTACCAGGTATGAAGGGGCTTTGTATGCGTTTGCGTATAAGTGTCCGCATGCCAGTGGTGTGATGGCGGATGGCTGGGTAGATGAGGATGGGAATGTGGTATGTCCGTTGCACAGGTATAGGTTTAGTGTGAAGAATGGGCGGAATACCAGTGGGGAAGGGTATTTTTTGAAGACGTATCCGGTTGAAAAGCGGGAGGATGGGTGGTATTTGGGGATGGAGAAGACAGGGTTGTTTGGGTGGTAG
- a CDS encoding S9 family peptidase, protein MHKPLLLTSLFITTMAMAQEKMTPERLWQLGRVSGESVTTDGKSVIFSVSNYNIAENKSEKNLWSIPVTGGAAKQLTTTPGGEGDVSTLPGNKIGYSLKGQWWEMNADGSGATQKTHGEEALSNIRISPDGKYILFSKEVKLQKVSGADHYPDLPKSNVQIYDNLNYRHWDTWEDGNFQHVFYATYEDGKIGTPVDIMPDEPYDCPTMPFGGAEDMIWSPDSKSIIYVTKKKVGKEYALSTNTDIYEYNLADKTTKNLSEANKGYDVSPAFSPDGKSLAWLSMAHDGYESDKNDITILDRSTGTKTNLTKDWDNTVASFHWSKDGKQLFFLAVIKGTEQLHELTLASKAIRQVTTGDFDISGIVGQAGNTLVVASTDMNHAAELFTVALPKGTITPLTSVNKAIYDNTAMCKIEKRWTKTTDGKDMLSWVIYPPNFDPNKKYPTLLYCQGGPQSAVSQFYSFRWNFQLMASQGYIIVAPNRRGMPGHGVEWNASISKDWGGQPIRDYLSAIDDVSKEAYVDKTRLGAVGASYGGYSVYMLAGVHENRFKTFIAHDGLFDLKSWYGTTEELFFANWDIGAYFDPANANAYKQFNPSEYANKWNTPILIIQGGVDFRVPIEQGLQAFQLAQLKGIKSKLLYFPEENHWVLKAQNAMVWQREFFKWLTETL, encoded by the coding sequence ATGCATAAACCTCTTTTGTTAACATCACTATTCATCACAACTATGGCAATGGCCCAGGAGAAAATGACACCTGAACGGCTCTGGCAACTGGGCAGAGTGAGCGGGGAATCAGTTACAACAGATGGAAAGTCTGTAATTTTTAGCGTGTCCAACTATAACATCGCTGAAAACAAAAGTGAAAAGAACCTCTGGTCCATCCCTGTGACCGGTGGCGCTGCCAAACAGCTCACCACCACCCCGGGAGGCGAAGGAGACGTAAGTACCCTGCCTGGCAACAAAATCGGCTACTCCCTCAAAGGACAATGGTGGGAAATGAACGCCGATGGCAGTGGCGCTACCCAAAAAACACACGGAGAAGAAGCGCTGTCAAACATCCGCATCTCTCCCGATGGCAAATACATCCTCTTTTCTAAAGAAGTAAAACTCCAGAAGGTAAGCGGTGCCGACCACTATCCTGACCTGCCAAAATCCAATGTGCAGATCTACGATAACCTGAACTACCGCCACTGGGATACCTGGGAAGACGGTAACTTCCAGCACGTTTTCTACGCCACTTATGAAGATGGCAAAATCGGCACCCCTGTCGATATCATGCCGGACGAACCCTACGATTGTCCGACCATGCCATTCGGTGGTGCTGAAGATATGATCTGGAGCCCCGACAGCAAAAGCATCATTTATGTCACCAAAAAGAAGGTAGGAAAGGAGTACGCCCTTAGCACCAACACCGACATTTACGAATACAACCTCGCTGACAAAACCACTAAAAACCTCTCTGAAGCTAATAAAGGATACGATGTGAGCCCGGCTTTCAGCCCTGACGGCAAATCCCTCGCATGGCTCTCTATGGCCCACGATGGTTACGAATCCGACAAAAACGACATCACTATCCTGGATCGCAGCACCGGCACCAAAACCAATCTGACCAAAGACTGGGACAACACCGTCGCTTCTTTCCACTGGAGCAAAGATGGCAAACAACTCTTCTTTCTCGCAGTGATCAAAGGCACTGAACAGCTGCACGAACTCACCCTGGCTTCAAAAGCAATCCGCCAGGTAACCACCGGCGACTTCGACATCTCCGGCATCGTAGGTCAGGCGGGCAATACCCTGGTAGTAGCCAGCACAGATATGAACCATGCCGCAGAGCTCTTTACCGTAGCCCTGCCAAAAGGTACTATCACTCCACTCACCAGCGTGAACAAAGCCATCTATGACAATACGGCCATGTGTAAAATAGAAAAGCGCTGGACCAAAACTACCGATGGCAAGGACATGCTGAGCTGGGTGATCTATCCGCCTAACTTTGATCCAAACAAGAAATATCCCACCCTGCTGTATTGCCAGGGTGGCCCTCAGTCTGCTGTATCACAATTCTATTCTTTCCGCTGGAACTTCCAGCTCATGGCATCTCAAGGCTATATTATCGTGGCACCTAACCGCCGTGGTATGCCAGGTCATGGCGTGGAGTGGAATGCAAGCATCAGTAAAGACTGGGGTGGTCAGCCGATCCGCGACTACCTGAGCGCCATCGACGATGTAAGTAAAGAAGCATATGTAGACAAGACCCGACTGGGTGCCGTAGGCGCCAGCTATGGCGGTTACTCTGTATACATGCTGGCTGGTGTACACGAAAACCGCTTCAAAACCTTTATCGCCCATGATGGTCTCTTTGATCTGAAAAGCTGGTATGGTACTACCGAAGAACTGTTCTTCGCCAACTGGGATATCGGCGCTTACTTCGATCCTGCAAATGCCAATGCTTACAAGCAATTCAACCCAAGTGAATACGCGAATAAGTGGAATACACCTATCCTCATTATCCAGGGTGGGGTTGACTTCCGCGTACCGATCGAGCAGGGTTTACAGGCTTTCCAGCTCGCACAGCTGAAAGGGATTAAGAGCAAACTACTCTACTTCCCTGAAGAAAACCACTGGGTGCTGAAAGCACAAAACGCCATGGTATGGCAACGTGAATTCTTCAAATGGCTCACTGAAACTTTATAA
- a CDS encoding dihydrofolate reductase family protein, with protein sequence MRKIIVTTFLTMDGVLQAPGGPEEDTTNGFKWGGWQFGYSDELTKNALTKIMAEPFDLLLGRRTYEIFAAYWPYNGNNPIGERFNQINKYVVATTPIDTSWTHSTLISKDVVNELKKLKEQDGPNLLVHGSGGLAQTLFANQLVDVLYTWIYPITLGKGKKLFADGTAAQQWKMTESGISTTGVIVARYEPDGEVRVGSYVSNEVSEQEMARRKKWKKEYDQK encoded by the coding sequence ATGCGAAAAATAATTGTAACTACATTTCTGACGATGGATGGTGTACTGCAAGCACCAGGTGGACCGGAAGAAGATACTACAAATGGATTCAAATGGGGAGGATGGCAGTTTGGGTATTCGGATGAGCTGACGAAAAATGCGCTAACTAAAATTATGGCGGAACCATTTGATTTGTTGCTGGGGCGGCGCACTTATGAGATATTTGCAGCCTACTGGCCTTATAATGGCAATAATCCGATTGGTGAGAGGTTCAATCAAATCAATAAGTATGTGGTGGCAACTACGCCTATCGATACTTCATGGACGCATTCGACATTGATTAGTAAGGATGTGGTGAATGAATTGAAGAAATTGAAAGAACAGGATGGTCCGAATTTGCTGGTGCATGGTAGTGGTGGATTGGCACAGACGTTGTTTGCGAATCAATTGGTGGATGTGCTGTATACATGGATATACCCAATCACTTTGGGGAAAGGGAAGAAGTTATTTGCAGACGGCACGGCTGCGCAGCAATGGAAAATGACGGAGTCAGGGATTTCGACTACCGGGGTGATTGTCGCTAGATATGAGCCGGATGGAGAAGTGAGGGTGGGATCATATGTGTCGAATGAGGTGAGTGAGCAGGAAATGGCAAGGAGGAAGAAATGGAAGAAGGAGTATGACCAAAAGTAG
- a CDS encoding alpha/beta hydrolase, with protein sequence MSKIIVKDGTEIYYKDWGTGQPIVFHHGWPLSSDDWDLQMLFFVEQGYRVIAHDRRGHGRSTQTATGNEMDTYVEDVAELTQALDLKNAIHIGHSTGGGEVIRYVAKHGGNGRVAKAVLISAVTPIMVKTESNPDGVPLSVFDEIRVGTGTNRAQYFHDFPTPFFGYNREGADVKQGVKDNWWRQGMMGGIKAHYDCIKAFSETDFTEDLKSVEVPVLVMHGEDDQIVPYQITALKAAKLLKNGKLITYPGFPHGMPTTEAATINKDLLEFIKG encoded by the coding sequence ATGAGTAAGATTATAGTTAAAGACGGTACAGAGATTTATTACAAAGATTGGGGTACCGGGCAGCCAATTGTATTTCATCATGGTTGGCCTTTATCTTCTGATGACTGGGATCTACAAATGCTGTTCTTCGTTGAACAAGGTTATAGAGTCATTGCACATGACCGCAGAGGGCATGGCCGTTCTACACAGACAGCTACCGGCAATGAAATGGATACTTATGTAGAAGATGTGGCAGAACTGACCCAAGCACTGGATCTGAAAAATGCGATTCACATTGGCCACTCTACCGGAGGTGGTGAAGTGATCCGCTATGTGGCTAAACATGGTGGTAACGGTCGTGTGGCGAAAGCAGTACTGATCAGTGCTGTAACGCCTATTATGGTGAAGACAGAGAGCAATCCTGATGGTGTTCCATTGTCTGTATTCGATGAAATTCGTGTAGGTACTGGTACTAACAGAGCACAGTATTTCCATGATTTCCCGACTCCGTTCTTTGGTTATAATCGTGAAGGTGCAGATGTAAAGCAGGGTGTGAAAGATAATTGGTGGCGTCAGGGTATGATGGGCGGTATCAAGGCTCATTATGACTGTATCAAGGCTTTTTCAGAAACTGATTTTACAGAAGATCTGAAGAGTGTAGAGGTGCCTGTGCTCGTAATGCATGGGGAAGATGATCAGATTGTACCTTACCAGATCACTGCTTTAAAGGCGGCTAAGTTGCTGAAGAATGGTAAGCTGATCACTTATCCGGGTTTCCCGCATGGTATGCCAACGACAGAAGCGGCGACTATTAATAAGGATCTATTAGAATTTATCAAGGGATAG
- a CDS encoding SDR family NAD(P)-dependent oxidoreductase has product MSQQHPIICPYDKSSTASDVLTGLDLHGKTVVVTGGHSGLGLATSRALSEAGARIIVGARDVHAARATFNGLPGFNGSSGIEVGQLDLADLNSVRAFANTVLFKEKHIDIVINSAGIMACPERRIGNGWESQFAINHLGHFALVNHLWPALIGDARVIAVSSAGHQNSAIRWHDLHFNEGYDKWQAYGQSKTANALFAVHLDELGKDVGISAFSLHPGKIFTPLQRFLTNDEMVNRGWVDREGKVVDPTFKTPEQGAATQVWAATSPLLEGLGGVYCEDCNIADVSVETTLTGVKTYAIDPGQAKRLWELSAQLTGM; this is encoded by the coding sequence ATGAGTCAACAACACCCGATTATATGTCCTTACGATAAAAGCTCCACAGCGAGTGATGTGCTAACCGGTTTGGACTTACATGGAAAAACTGTTGTCGTTACCGGTGGTCATTCTGGTTTGGGACTAGCTACCAGTCGTGCCTTATCTGAGGCTGGCGCCCGCATTATTGTCGGAGCGAGAGATGTTCATGCTGCAAGAGCAACCTTCAATGGATTGCCAGGCTTCAATGGGTCATCTGGTATTGAGGTAGGCCAGCTGGATTTAGCCGATCTGAATAGTGTGCGGGCATTTGCAAATACTGTTCTGTTCAAAGAAAAGCATATTGATATCGTCATCAACAGTGCAGGTATCATGGCTTGTCCTGAACGTCGTATAGGAAATGGTTGGGAATCGCAATTCGCCATCAACCACCTGGGACATTTTGCGCTGGTTAATCATCTATGGCCTGCGTTAATTGGCGATGCAAGAGTGATTGCCGTTTCGTCTGCCGGTCATCAGAATTCTGCCATCCGCTGGCATGATTTACATTTTAATGAAGGGTATGATAAGTGGCAGGCCTATGGACAATCCAAAACTGCCAATGCATTATTTGCAGTTCACTTAGATGAATTGGGGAAAGACGTTGGTATCAGCGCATTTTCGCTTCATCCCGGAAAAATTTTCACGCCGCTTCAGCGATTTTTAACCAATGATGAAATGGTCAATAGGGGCTGGGTTGACCGGGAAGGAAAGGTGGTAGATCCGACTTTTAAAACGCCGGAACAGGGCGCTGCGACACAGGTATGGGCTGCCACTTCGCCATTGCTGGAAGGGCTTGGCGGGGTATATTGTGAGGACTGCAATATTGCGGACGTTTCAGTGGAAACGACTTTGACAGGTGTGAAAACGTATGCCATTGACCCCGGGCAGGCAAAGCGCCTTTGGGAGCTTTCTGCACAACTAACGGGGATGTAA
- the hflX gene encoding GTPase HflX encodes MLKLLQTLIEKKQIVEQEERVVIVGLIHKEQQNERQVQEYLDELVFLAETAGATTVKRFTQKLQHPDRATFVGKGKLEEIRDFVQGRNINLVIFDDELTGSQISNIQDVLKIKVIDRSDLILDIFARRARTAQAKVQVELAQYQYILPRLRGMWSHLERQGGGIGSRGPGETEIETDRRIVKDKISLLRKRLLEIDKQSLTQRKDRGEFIRVALVGYTNVGKSTIMNTLAKSEVFAENKLFATLDTTTRKVVFEQTPFLLSDTVGFIRKLPHHLVESFKSTLDEVRESDILLHVVDISHPQYEDQVEVVNRTLQELKAFDKPTIMIFNKMDLYEKNTFDKWLADDVKQDILAQLKSDWETRTQGNCVFISALERQNIDELRKTIMDKVAQLYRERYPYKTEFFY; translated from the coding sequence TTGCTAAAATTATTACAGACATTGATTGAGAAAAAACAAATTGTTGAGCAGGAAGAGCGGGTGGTAATCGTGGGGTTGATACACAAGGAGCAGCAAAACGAGCGTCAGGTACAGGAGTATCTGGATGAGCTGGTGTTCCTGGCAGAGACGGCCGGCGCTACGACTGTTAAAAGGTTTACCCAAAAACTGCAGCATCCTGACAGAGCAACTTTCGTCGGAAAGGGAAAGCTGGAAGAAATAAGAGACTTTGTGCAAGGGAGAAATATCAACCTGGTCATCTTTGATGATGAACTGACTGGTTCCCAGATATCTAATATACAGGATGTATTGAAAATAAAGGTGATAGACCGCAGTGACCTGATACTGGATATCTTCGCCCGCAGGGCTCGTACAGCACAGGCCAAGGTGCAGGTGGAACTGGCTCAGTACCAGTATATACTACCAAGACTGAGAGGTATGTGGAGTCACCTGGAAAGACAGGGAGGTGGTATTGGTAGCCGTGGTCCGGGTGAAACGGAAATTGAAACGGACCGTCGTATTGTGAAGGATAAGATCTCTCTGTTGAGGAAGAGGTTGTTGGAGATTGACAAACAATCACTTACACAGCGTAAGGACCGTGGGGAGTTTATCCGTGTGGCACTGGTGGGGTATACCAACGTAGGTAAGAGCACCATTATGAACACGCTGGCGAAGAGTGAGGTATTTGCAGAAAATAAGCTGTTTGCGACCCTGGATACGACTACCCGTAAGGTAGTGTTTGAACAGACGCCTTTCCTGCTGAGTGATACGGTAGGGTTTATCCGTAAACTCCCTCACCACCTGGTAGAGAGCTTTAAGTCTACATTGGATGAGGTGAGGGAAAGTGATATCTTACTGCATGTGGTAGACATTTCTCACCCGCAGTATGAGGATCAGGTAGAGGTGGTGAACCGCACCCTGCAGGAGCTGAAAGCGTTTGACAAGCCGACCATCATGATCTTTAACAAGATGGATCTGTACGAGAAGAATACTTTCGACAAGTGGTTGGCGGATGATGTGAAGCAGGATATACTTGCCCAGTTGAAAAGTGATTGGGAAACCAGGACACAGGGGAATTGTGTGTTCATCTCTGCGCTGGAACGTCAGAACATCGATGAGTTGCGAAAGACGATCATGGATAAGGTGGCGCAGCTGTATCGGGAGCGTTATCCTTATAAAACAGAATTCTTCTATTAA
- a CDS encoding CPBP family intramembrane glutamic endopeptidase, protein MVGIIVELIISWLLLWFFEKKHLTVLGIGIQPKRMRDLGYGLLGAAICCTVYHMLTTIHWRLHKMISINVIWWVLKSVLFEELAFRGALLYIAIRKLGITKACILSALCFGIYHIFSYEVYGNPGTALLVLVITGIIGLTLAYAFANTQTMYLPIGLHLGWNLINILVFSEGPLGKQLFVKGSSAGLTGIPSLLVFLLQIFALPLFTAWYLKKFYKKVKL, encoded by the coding sequence ATGGTTGGTATTATAGTCGAGCTGATCATTTCATGGTTATTACTCTGGTTTTTTGAAAAGAAACATCTCACTGTTTTGGGTATCGGTATTCAACCCAAAAGAATGCGGGACCTGGGGTATGGATTACTGGGAGCGGCTATTTGCTGTACGGTGTATCATATGCTCACTACCATTCATTGGAGGCTTCATAAAATGATTTCAATAAATGTTATCTGGTGGGTATTGAAATCAGTGTTATTTGAAGAGCTGGCATTCAGAGGTGCTTTGCTCTATATTGCTATCAGGAAACTAGGCATCACCAAGGCATGTATATTATCTGCATTATGCTTTGGTATCTATCACATCTTTTCTTATGAAGTATATGGTAATCCGGGGACGGCTTTATTGGTGTTGGTGATTACCGGTATAATCGGTTTAACGCTGGCGTATGCTTTTGCAAATACGCAAACCATGTATTTACCCATAGGATTACACTTAGGATGGAATCTTATCAATATTCTTGTTTTTTCGGAAGGACCATTGGGAAAGCAGTTATTCGTCAAAGGCAGTAGTGCAGGATTAACAGGAATTCCTTCTTTGCTGGTATTCTTATTACAGATCTTTGCATTGCCACTTTTTACTGCATGGTATTTGAAGAAATTTTATAAAAAGGTTAAGCTATAA
- a CDS encoding papain-like cysteine protease family protein, with the protein MSLIQFMISTKEDCVDDILDLIKEVYKKQDVDVENNIANLIEPLKDELFFCIEYPYVDKFYRDTYYTYFSSKHNEYPRDCIRVSLFETPIQTMHFLEPTYREELANFFRGYFIIRPTFPNVIGRTLINKNAFKVNDFLICEYSANVSINGIKFPISGFPFSSQDEETITCAETSIWALMEYFGHRYADYKPTAPSKIVDILNKQSSERLLPSAGLNVNQISFALKEFGFATQIYERDTFGNEFQNIISTYIESGIPLVCILKSDDSTVAHANLLIGHETDESLDLTTVRKRKLDFNRKYPLKPVTKEFIDYGDIEKRFIVNDDNLIPYAKITLDNPTEHLGDGFEQYQIAYIIVPLYYRIYSDVISAKDLILNILTDDALGYVFFNDFTFRFFLTSSRSFKEHIANLAALEPEIKQTLILSKMPKFIWCAEIYQKNDFGSGVAKGLIIIDATEGRQWIDAVIFAGYPNRIIVRIDSILVTLQKRFTEYLKYSNNLK; encoded by the coding sequence ATGAGTTTAATTCAATTTATGATATCAACCAAAGAAGATTGTGTTGATGACATTCTTGACCTAATAAAGGAGGTCTACAAAAAACAAGATGTAGATGTAGAAAATAATATCGCTAACTTAATAGAACCACTTAAAGATGAATTATTCTTTTGTATAGAGTACCCTTATGTTGATAAGTTTTACAGAGATACCTATTATACCTATTTCTCTTCAAAGCATAATGAATATCCAAGAGATTGCATTCGAGTTTCTTTATTTGAAACGCCAATTCAAACAATGCATTTTCTTGAACCGACCTATAGGGAAGAATTGGCTAATTTCTTTAGAGGTTACTTTATTATTAGACCAACCTTTCCCAATGTTATTGGCAGAACTTTAATTAATAAGAATGCGTTTAAGGTAAATGATTTCCTGATTTGCGAGTATTCTGCGAACGTATCGATTAACGGTATTAAATTTCCTATATCAGGTTTCCCATTTAGTTCTCAAGATGAAGAGACAATAACCTGTGCTGAAACCTCCATCTGGGCTTTGATGGAATATTTTGGCCATCGCTATGCAGATTATAAACCAACTGCTCCTTCTAAAATAGTAGACATATTAAATAAGCAATCAAGTGAACGTTTGCTTCCGTCTGCAGGGCTAAATGTTAACCAAATATCCTTTGCGTTAAAAGAATTTGGCTTTGCCACTCAGATTTATGAAAGAGATACCTTTGGAAATGAATTTCAAAATATCATATCCACGTATATTGAATCAGGTATTCCTTTAGTATGCATTTTAAAGTCGGACGATTCAACGGTAGCACATGCCAATTTATTAATTGGTCATGAAACTGATGAATCGTTAGATTTAACGACGGTTCGCAAAAGAAAATTAGATTTTAACAGGAAATATCCTTTAAAACCGGTAACTAAAGAATTCATCGACTATGGAGATATAGAAAAAAGATTCATAGTTAATGATGATAACTTAATCCCATATGCAAAAATAACTCTTGATAACCCAACAGAACATTTAGGAGATGGCTTTGAACAATATCAAATTGCATATATCATTGTGCCTCTCTACTACCGTATCTATTCAGATGTTATAAGTGCCAAGGACTTAATTCTAAACATCTTAACAGATGATGCATTAGGGTATGTTTTTTTTAATGATTTTACTTTTAGATTCTTTTTAACCTCTAGCAGATCGTTCAAGGAACATATAGCGAACTTGGCAGCCTTAGAACCAGAAATAAAACAGACTTTAATTCTTTCAAAAATGCCCAAATTTATATGGTGCGCTGAAATATATCAAAAGAATGATTTTGGCTCAGGAGTGGCAAAAGGGCTTATAATCATAGATGCTACAGAAGGAAGACAATGGATAGACGCAGTAATTTTTGCTGGTTACCCAAATAGAATTATTGTAAGAATAGATTCAATTTTAGTAACTTTACAAAAGAGATTTACCGAATACTTGAAATATTCAAATAATCTTAAATAA